Proteins co-encoded in one Merismopedia glauca CCAP 1448/3 genomic window:
- a CDS encoding type II toxin-antitoxin system Phd/YefM family antitoxin, giving the protein METVNIHQAKTNLSRLLSRVELGEEIIIANRGIPIAKLVPFHTSLNRRASLGQDRGMFVVPEDFNDPMPAFEGESK; this is encoded by the coding sequence ATGGAAACTGTAAATATCCATCAGGCGAAAACGAATCTCTCACGGTTATTATCTCGCGTGGAACTGGGAGAAGAAATCATCATTGCTAACCGAGGTATTCCCATCGCCAAGTTGGTTCCATTTCATACCTCACTCAATCGACGGGCTAGTTTAGGGCAAGATCGAGGAATGTTTGTAGTACCAGAAGACTTTAACGATCCAATGCCCGCATTTGAGGGTGAATCCAAGTGA
- a CDS encoding type II toxin-antitoxin system VapC family toxin, with the protein MKILLDTQCWLWWFSEPDRLTERAIAQIVDETNEVWLSVASIWEIGIKVAMGKLVLPEATDSYIASRMVDLGARSLEITASHALQASALPLYHLDPFDRILIAQAQIEDMTLMSADSTLNQYDVSFLWAGSY; encoded by the coding sequence GTGAAAATTTTGCTCGATACCCAATGTTGGTTGTGGTGGTTTTCTGAACCAGATCGATTAACGGAGAGAGCGATCGCCCAAATTGTGGATGAAACTAATGAAGTTTGGCTCTCTGTTGCTAGTATCTGGGAAATCGGCATCAAAGTAGCGATGGGAAAGTTGGTACTGCCAGAAGCCACAGATAGTTACATTGCCAGTCGGATGGTGGACTTAGGAGCGCGATCGCTAGAAATTACAGCATCTCACGCTTTACAAGCATCTGCATTACCTTTATATCACTTAGATCCCTTTGACAGAATCTTGATTGCCCAGGCTCAGATAGAAGATATGACACTTATGAGTGCCGATTCTACCCTCAACCAGTATGATGTTTCTTTCCTTTGGGCAGGTAGTTATTAA
- the ispG gene encoding (E)-4-hydroxy-3-methylbut-2-enyl-diphosphate synthase, translating to MQTLPNPTTSKAAYSQFATDTTIHRRKTRPVKVGNVTIGGSNPVVVQSMINEDTLDIDGSVAGIRRLHEIGCEIVRVTVPSMAHAKALADIKQKLQQTYQTVPLVADVHHNGMKIALEVAKHVDKVRINPGLYVFEKPKTDRTEFTQAEFAEIGDKIRETLEPLVISLRDQNKAMRIGVNHGSLAERMLFSYGDTPEGMVESALEFIRICESLDFRNLVISMKASRVPVMLAAYRLMAQRMDENGMDYPLHLGVTEAGDGEYGRIKSTAGIGTLLAEGLGDTIRVSLTEAPEKEIPVCYSILQALGLRKTMVEYVACPSCGRTLFNLEEVLHQVREATKHLTGLDIAVMGCIVNGPGEMADADYGYVGKQPGYISLYRGREEIKKVPEAEGVGELIALIKADDRWIEP from the coding sequence ATGCAGACACTGCCTAACCCCACTACATCCAAAGCTGCTTACAGTCAATTTGCCACCGATACCACGATTCATCGCCGAAAAACCCGCCCAGTTAAGGTAGGAAACGTCACCATCGGCGGCAGCAATCCGGTAGTGGTGCAGTCGATGATCAACGAAGACACCCTAGATATAGATGGTTCAGTCGCTGGCATTCGTCGCTTACACGAAATTGGCTGCGAAATTGTGCGCGTGACCGTACCCAGCATGGCACACGCCAAAGCCTTGGCTGATATCAAACAAAAACTCCAACAAACTTATCAAACCGTACCTCTAGTTGCTGACGTGCATCACAACGGCATGAAAATCGCCCTAGAAGTTGCCAAACACGTCGATAAGGTGCGGATTAATCCTGGACTATACGTATTTGAGAAACCGAAAACAGACCGTACAGAATTCACTCAAGCTGAATTTGCAGAAATTGGCGATAAAATTCGGGAAACCTTAGAACCTCTAGTTATTTCCCTGCGCGATCAAAATAAAGCCATGCGGATTGGCGTTAACCACGGTTCTCTAGCCGAAAGAATGCTATTTAGCTACGGCGATACCCCAGAAGGCATGGTAGAGTCAGCCTTAGAATTCATCCGCATCTGCGAATCTCTAGACTTCCGCAATCTAGTTATTTCCATGAAAGCCTCGCGAGTCCCTGTCATGCTAGCAGCTTATCGCTTGATGGCGCAACGGATGGACGAAAATGGCATGGATTATCCCTTACATTTGGGTGTGACAGAAGCTGGAGACGGCGAATACGGACGCATCAAATCTACTGCTGGGATTGGTACTCTATTAGCTGAAGGACTAGGAGACACCATTCGCGTCTCTCTAACCGAAGCCCCAGAAAAAGAGATTCCTGTCTGCTACAGTATTCTGCAAGCCCTAGGTTTGCGAAAAACTATGGTAGAGTATGTAGCTTGCCCCTCCTGCGGACGGACTCTATTCAACTTAGAAGAAGTTCTGCATCAAGTTAGGGAAGCGACCAAACACCTAACGGGTCTAGATATTGCCGTCATGGGATGTATCGTAAATGGTCCTGGAGAAATGGCAGATGCTGACTATGGATATGTAGGCAAACAGCCTGGATACATCTCTCTGTATCGCGGTCGAGAAGAGATCAAAAAGGTTCCAGAAGCCGAAGGTGTCGGAGAACTGATAGCGTTGATTAAAGCTGACGATCGCTGGATTGAACCGTAA
- the ctpC gene encoding carboxyl-terminal processing protease CtpC produces the protein MQIAKGKLVLGATALVLTTVAITGAGLNFSKGEAFFKDSPKEVVDEVWQIIDRQFVDGTFNQVDWRKVRNQYLSRSYKNKQEAYKAIREMLKPLNDPYTRFMDPKEYRDLQIDTSGQLTGVGIQLAQDEKTKKLVVIAPIEDTPAAQAGIIAKDTIVEIDGKSTKGMDVNQAVQLIRGKEGTQVVLKIARGKKQLVFPLKRARIEIHPVKYSYRQDKGIPLGYIRLNQFSANAPDEMRAAINALEKRQVQGYILDLRSNPGGLLYSGIEIARMWIKDGGIVSTVDRQGERDKQSANGTALTNKPLVVLVDGGSASASEILSGALQDNKRALLVGTKTFGKGLVQSVRPLGDGSGLAVTIAKYFTPNGTDINHKGIIPNVKVELSDKQKEALVKNRQSIGTVADPQYSKALDTLKQEVAKIGNDSALNTPK, from the coding sequence ATGCAGATAGCAAAAGGTAAACTGGTTCTGGGTGCTACAGCGTTAGTGCTGACAACAGTAGCTATCACTGGCGCAGGTCTAAACTTTTCCAAAGGTGAAGCTTTCTTTAAAGATAGCCCCAAAGAGGTTGTGGATGAAGTTTGGCAAATAATCGATCGCCAGTTCGTAGACGGAACCTTCAATCAAGTAGATTGGCGCAAGGTTCGGAACCAGTACCTGAGCCGTTCTTACAAGAATAAGCAAGAAGCCTACAAAGCCATCAGGGAAATGCTCAAACCCCTGAATGACCCCTATACTCGGTTCATGGACCCCAAAGAGTATCGGGATTTGCAAATCGATACTTCAGGACAACTAACTGGAGTGGGTATTCAACTTGCTCAAGACGAGAAAACGAAGAAATTAGTAGTAATTGCCCCGATTGAAGATACTCCTGCTGCTCAAGCTGGAATTATTGCCAAAGATACCATCGTGGAAATTGATGGTAAAAGTACCAAGGGGATGGATGTCAATCAAGCAGTTCAGCTAATTCGTGGTAAAGAAGGAACCCAAGTTGTTCTCAAAATTGCTAGAGGGAAGAAACAGTTAGTATTTCCCCTCAAACGAGCCAGAATCGAGATTCACCCAGTTAAGTACAGTTATCGTCAAGATAAAGGCATCCCTCTAGGTTATATCCGCCTCAATCAGTTTAGTGCTAATGCTCCAGACGAAATGCGTGCAGCCATTAATGCTTTGGAAAAACGTCAAGTTCAAGGATATATTCTAGATTTACGCTCTAATCCAGGTGGATTGCTTTATTCGGGCATTGAAATTGCACGGATGTGGATTAAAGATGGGGGGATTGTTTCTACAGTAGACCGTCAGGGAGAAAGAGATAAGCAAAGTGCCAATGGTACAGCTTTGACTAATAAACCTCTAGTTGTTCTAGTCGATGGTGGTTCAGCTAGTGCTAGTGAAATTTTATCAGGTGCTTTACAAGATAATAAACGAGCGCTTTTAGTCGGAACCAAGACTTTTGGGAAAGGTTTAGTCCAATCTGTCCGACCTTTAGGAGATGGTTCTGGATTAGCTGTAACTATAGCTAAATATTTCACTCCTAATGGTACTGATATCAACCATAAAGGAATTATCCCTAACGTCAAAGTCGAATTAAGTGATAAACAAAAAGAAGCGTTAGTGAAAAATCGCCAAAGTATTGGTACTGTAGCCGATCCTCAGTATTCCAAAGCTCTAGATACTCTGAAGCAGGAAGTAGCTAAAATAGGTAATGATTCTGCACTTAATACTCCTAAATAA
- a CDS encoding glycosyltransferase: MNNLGVVVIGRNEGKRLEVCLESALSQVTQIVYVDSGSTDSSVDMARAKSVEVVELDMSLPFTAARARNEGFNRLLVAFPEVEFVQFVDGDCCLVEGWMKTAVAKLSQNPKIAVVCGRRREEFPDDTIYNKLCDLEWDTPVGEAIACGGDAMMRVQALQAVKGYNPTLIAGEEPELCVRLRQQEWQIWRLDTEMTIHDAQITKFSQWWKRTVRAGYAYAEGAYLHGSSPQKHWVKESRSIWFWGLILPLVVLVTIIPTHGLSLILWLGYPYLGYRIYKYMRSRLFSDRNSALYAAFCVLAKFPQAIGQGQFRGKKWLKQPQTLIEYKTSSQS, encoded by the coding sequence TTGAACAACCTTGGAGTAGTTGTTATTGGTAGAAATGAAGGTAAGCGCTTAGAAGTTTGCTTAGAATCTGCCTTGAGTCAAGTTACTCAAATAGTTTATGTAGATTCAGGTTCTACAGATAGCAGCGTGGATATGGCTAGGGCTAAAAGTGTAGAAGTCGTAGAACTGGATATGTCTCTTCCTTTTACGGCTGCTAGAGCTAGAAATGAAGGATTTAACCGCCTTTTAGTGGCATTTCCTGAAGTTGAGTTTGTCCAATTTGTCGATGGTGATTGTTGCTTAGTAGAGGGGTGGATGAAAACAGCAGTAGCTAAGCTAAGTCAAAACCCCAAAATTGCTGTAGTCTGCGGTAGACGGCGAGAAGAATTTCCTGATGACACAATTTATAACAAATTGTGCGATTTGGAGTGGGATACACCTGTGGGAGAAGCGATCGCTTGCGGTGGCGATGCTATGATGCGCGTTCAAGCACTACAAGCTGTCAAGGGTTATAATCCGACTTTAATTGCTGGAGAGGAGCCAGAATTATGCGTCAGATTGCGCCAGCAAGAATGGCAGATTTGGCGGTTAGATACGGAAATGACGATACATGACGCTCAAATTACCAAATTTTCCCAATGGTGGAAACGAACAGTGAGGGCTGGTTATGCTTATGCAGAGGGCGCATATTTACATGGTAGTAGTCCACAAAAACATTGGGTCAAAGAGAGTCGAAGTATTTGGTTTTGGGGCTTAATCTTACCATTAGTGGTTTTAGTGACGATTATTCCCACTCATGGGCTGAGCTTGATTTTATGGCTCGGTTATCCTTATCTGGGGTATCGGATCTACAAGTATATGCGATCGCGTTTGTTTAGCGATCGCAACTCGGCTCTATACGCTGCATTTTGCGTTTTAGCCAAGTTTCCACAGGCGATCGGTCAAGGACAATTTCGCGGTAAAAAATGGTTAAAACAACCTCAAACTCTAATTGAGTATAAAACTAGTTCTCAATCTTGA
- a CDS encoding YifB family Mg chelatase-like AAA ATPase yields the protein MLARVWSASLIGIEAVKVGVEVDVSGGLPGITLVGLPDTAVQESRERVKAALKNAGYAFPMRKITINLTPADLRKEGPCFDLPIAVGIMAASEQVNPALLGDFLFLGEVSLDGSVLPVRGVLAIAAAAKRLGLAGLVVPIDNANEAAVVEGIAVYGLEHLSQVVDVLNTPQKYLVTKSDRSPSFDTLDPNTPDLVDVKGQAHGRRALEIAAAGGHNLIFVGPPGSGKTMLARRLPGILPPLSFNEALEVSQVHSVAGLLKYKGSLVSQRPFRSPHHSASGPSLVGGGSFPRPGEISLAHNGVLFLDELTEFKRDVLEFLRQPLEDGYVTVSRTRQSVRFPAQFTLVASTNPCPCGYFGDTIQACTCSPRQRENYWAKLSGPLMDRIDLQVAVNRLKPEEITRSSQGEASNPVRDRVKQARLRANQRLSGETGIGCNSQMQTRHLQQWCQLDDASRNLLEAAIRKLGLSARASDRILKVARTIADLAQEDALKPQHVAEAIQYRTIDRMQ from the coding sequence ATGTTAGCTAGGGTTTGGAGTGCATCACTCATTGGCATTGAGGCTGTTAAGGTAGGTGTAGAAGTAGATGTTTCCGGCGGTTTACCAGGAATTACTCTAGTAGGACTTCCAGATACAGCCGTGCAGGAATCGAGGGAGAGGGTGAAAGCAGCACTGAAAAATGCTGGTTATGCCTTTCCCATGCGGAAAATTACCATTAACTTAACTCCAGCAGATTTGCGTAAGGAAGGGCCTTGCTTCGATCTGCCGATCGCAGTTGGGATTATGGCAGCTTCAGAGCAGGTAAATCCCGCTTTATTAGGAGATTTTCTGTTTTTAGGCGAAGTTTCCCTAGATGGAAGCGTGCTTCCAGTTCGGGGTGTCTTGGCTATAGCCGCCGCCGCCAAACGTTTGGGATTGGCAGGGTTAGTAGTCCCGATTGACAATGCCAACGAAGCGGCTGTAGTTGAAGGTATAGCGGTCTATGGTTTGGAGCATCTATCTCAGGTAGTAGATGTACTCAATACACCGCAAAAATACTTAGTTACTAAAAGCGATCGCTCCCCCAGTTTTGATACACTTGACCCCAATACTCCCGATCTGGTGGATGTCAAAGGGCAAGCTCATGGACGACGGGCGTTGGAAATTGCTGCTGCTGGAGGACATAATCTGATCTTCGTTGGCCCTCCAGGTAGTGGTAAAACGATGTTAGCTCGGAGATTACCTGGAATTTTGCCACCTCTGTCGTTTAATGAAGCATTAGAGGTTAGTCAGGTTCATTCTGTAGCTGGCTTACTCAAATACAAAGGTTCTCTAGTTAGTCAGCGCCCGTTCCGCAGTCCCCATCATTCGGCTTCTGGTCCTTCTTTGGTGGGTGGGGGGAGTTTTCCCCGTCCTGGAGAGATATCCTTGGCGCACAATGGTGTGCTTTTTTTGGACGAATTAACAGAATTTAAACGAGATGTCTTAGAATTCCTGCGCCAGCCTCTAGAAGACGGCTATGTAACTGTATCTAGAACTCGTCAATCTGTGAGATTTCCGGCTCAATTTACCTTAGTAGCTAGCACTAATCCTTGTCCTTGCGGTTACTTTGGGGATACCATTCAAGCTTGTACTTGTTCGCCACGCCAACGGGAAAATTATTGGGCGAAACTTTCAGGTCCCTTGATGGATAGAATCGATCTGCAAGTAGCTGTCAATCGGCTGAAACCAGAAGAAATAACCCGTTCGTCTCAGGGAGAAGCTTCAAACCCAGTGAGAGATCGAGTCAAACAAGCCAGGTTACGAGCTAATCAAAGATTATCAGGGGAGACAGGTATCGGTTGTAACTCCCAAATGCAAACTCGCCACTTACAGCAATGGTGTCAACTAGATGATGCATCCCGCAATTTGCTAGAAGCAGCAATTCGGAAACTAGGACTTTCTGCCAGGGCGAGCGATCGCATCCTCAAAGTTGCCCGTACTATCGCCGATTTAGCCCAGGAAGATGCCTTAAAACCTCAACACGTAGCAGAGGCTATTCAGTATCGAACTATCGACAGAATGCAGTAA
- a CDS encoding DUF4832 domain-containing protein: MFKQTIKQVFIPLTLLSSIASFPFACQAAPVTQNYEVTYENLVNPERGFFVPTYPNALNKLAPLTLTELQQVRANKMSLMRRYYLLDQFRNSPISQSFIDSMRNDFKLAREAGVKLILRFSYNYVGGGPDTSRNQILAHLDQLRPVFVENYDVIAYLHAGFIGKYGEWHNSTNNLVNPEDTRTIVFKIMSVLPKERMVAIRYPKRKMEIFNSNQPLNAQEAFTGTNRARAANNNQCFLAAFEDWGTYSSVWPAEIEAEKQYLRSDNQYVVQGGETCNSDSEAQPYITCQNATKEMAKLRFSDLNSKYEPDVLKKWQTDGCMAKIQRSLGYRFYLSSSAIPSLVKPGGNFDMSFIMGNSGWANPYNPRLLEIVMRNRATRAEYYVRVNQDPRRWLPGTKNQVDISAGIPTNMPAGTYDIFLNLPDPASKLYGKPEFSIRLANKNVWEATSGYNSFLRTVTVDPNAVGNNYSGTSFFQSR; the protein is encoded by the coding sequence ATGTTCAAACAAACTATAAAACAAGTATTTATCCCCTTAACTTTATTAAGCAGTATTGCCTCATTTCCTTTCGCTTGCCAAGCCGCTCCTGTGACTCAAAATTACGAAGTTACTTACGAAAATCTTGTTAATCCAGAACGGGGGTTTTTCGTCCCCACTTACCCAAACGCTTTAAATAAATTAGCACCTCTAACTTTAACCGAACTTCAGCAAGTTAGAGCCAACAAAATGAGTTTGATGCGACGTTACTATCTTTTAGACCAGTTTCGTAATTCACCAATTTCTCAGTCGTTTATAGACTCGATGAGAAATGATTTCAAACTAGCTAGAGAAGCAGGAGTTAAATTAATTCTGCGGTTTTCTTATAACTATGTTGGTGGTGGTCCAGATACTTCAAGAAACCAGATTTTAGCTCATTTAGATCAGCTACGTCCGGTTTTTGTGGAAAATTATGACGTGATTGCTTACCTTCACGCTGGATTTATCGGTAAATATGGAGAATGGCATAACTCAACTAATAACTTAGTAAATCCTGAAGATACTAGAACCATAGTCTTCAAAATTATGTCAGTTTTACCTAAAGAACGAATGGTTGCTATCCGTTATCCTAAACGGAAAATGGAAATATTTAATAGTAATCAACCTTTAAATGCACAAGAAGCTTTTACTGGTACAAATAGAGCTAGAGCCGCTAATAATAATCAATGCTTCCTAGCTGCTTTTGAAGACTGGGGCACTTATAGCAGTGTTTGGCCCGCAGAAATAGAGGCTGAAAAACAATATTTAAGAAGTGACAATCAGTATGTAGTTCAAGGTGGTGAAACTTGTAATTCTGACAGTGAAGCTCAACCATATATCACTTGTCAAAATGCCACCAAAGAAATGGCAAAACTCCGCTTTTCCGATCTCAATTCTAAATACGAACCCGATGTTTTAAAGAAGTGGCAAACTGATGGGTGTATGGCTAAGATACAGCGCTCTTTAGGATATCGATTTTATCTAAGCAGTTCGGCAATTCCCTCTCTAGTTAAACCTGGGGGTAATTTTGATATGAGTTTTATTATGGGTAATAGTGGGTGGGCAAATCCTTACAATCCTCGCTTATTAGAGATAGTTATGCGAAATCGAGCCACTCGCGCTGAGTATTACGTTAGAGTTAATCAAGACCCTAGAAGATGGCTGCCTGGAACTAAAAATCAGGTGGATATCAGTGCTGGTATTCCTACAAATATGCCCGCAGGAACCTATGATATATTCTTGAATTTGCCAGATCCCGCTTCCAAACTCTATGGAAAACCCGAATTTTCCATACGCTTAGCCAACAAAAACGTTTGGGAAGCGACTAGTGGATATAATTCCTTCTTGCGAACTGTCACTGTAGATCCTAATGCTGTTGGCAATAACTATTCAGGAACTAGTTTTTTCCAGTCTAGATAG
- the murJ gene encoding murein biosynthesis integral membrane protein MurJ — protein MQSLKLWHKFTSGSINRQIFGAAAIVGVATLIVRLAAFIKEQIVASTFGTTDAIDAFLVALMVPAFVITLVSGSFNAALIPTYIQLKEKSGKAAAERLLANVVIWNIGLLVLVTVIIVSTAPLYLPHLAIGFDRAKLNLTFQLLCVISPVILVSGVVTSWSAVLNAGDKFALAALTPIITPLITIALLFLAKSLGVFSLAVGLVIGALLEGICLALFLTKQGINIIPKWSKFDENLRHVSQQYIPMIAGSLLMNTAPIIDQSMAAMLPAGSVAALNYGNRVIALPITLLTTALSTALIPYFSKMVAKQDWGGIIHTLKHYLLLCLAITIPITVGFFYLSEPITQLIYQRGQFSQKDTLIVAQIQSMYSLQLPFYVCNILVVRLISALQANHILMWSSLLNALINITLNIVLLQVMGIAGIALSTSCMYVICLSFTSYCCFKILRKANVGA, from the coding sequence GTGCAAAGTTTAAAATTATGGCATAAATTTACTAGTGGCTCTATTAATCGCCAAATATTTGGAGCGGCTGCCATTGTTGGAGTAGCTACTTTAATAGTTAGGTTAGCGGCTTTTATAAAAGAGCAAATCGTTGCTTCTACATTTGGTACTACAGATGCGATTGATGCATTTTTAGTCGCTTTGATGGTTCCAGCTTTTGTGATTACGCTGGTTTCTGGTTCGTTTAATGCTGCTTTAATACCTACTTATATTCAGTTAAAAGAAAAATCGGGTAAAGCTGCTGCTGAGCGCCTTTTAGCTAATGTAGTTATTTGGAATATCGGTTTACTAGTTTTAGTTACTGTAATTATTGTTTCGACGGCTCCTCTATATTTACCTCATTTAGCAATAGGATTCGATCGCGCCAAACTTAATTTAACTTTTCAGTTGCTTTGTGTTATTTCTCCAGTGATTTTAGTTAGTGGAGTTGTCACGAGTTGGAGTGCGGTTTTAAACGCTGGTGATAAATTTGCTCTAGCTGCATTAACACCAATTATTACACCTTTAATTACGATCGCCTTGTTATTTTTAGCTAAGTCTTTAGGTGTATTTTCTTTGGCAGTTGGGTTGGTAATTGGCGCTTTATTGGAAGGAATTTGTTTAGCTTTATTTTTGACTAAACAAGGAATTAATATAATTCCTAAGTGGTCTAAATTTGATGAAAATTTGCGTCATGTTTCTCAGCAATATATCCCAATGATTGCTGGTTCTTTATTAATGAATACTGCGCCAATTATCGATCAATCTATGGCAGCGATGTTACCTGCGGGAAGTGTCGCAGCGCTCAATTACGGAAATCGAGTCATCGCTTTACCAATCACTTTACTAACAACAGCTTTGAGTACAGCGTTAATTCCCTATTTCTCTAAAATGGTAGCAAAACAAGATTGGGGCGGAATTATTCATACGTTAAAGCATTATTTACTTCTATGTTTAGCTATAACTATCCCAATTACTGTCGGATTTTTCTACTTATCTGAACCGATTACGCAACTGATTTATCAAAGAGGTCAATTTAGTCAAAAAGATACGTTAATAGTGGCACAAATTCAATCTATGTACTCGCTACAATTACCGTTCTATGTGTGTAATATTTTAGTGGTAAGGTTAATTTCTGCTTTGCAAGCTAATCATATATTGATGTGGTCTTCTTTACTTAATGCCTTAATTAATATAACTTTGAATATAGTTTTGCTTCAAGTAATGGGGATTGCTGGTATTGCGTTGTCAACTAGTTGTATGTATGTGATTTGTCTGAGTTTTACTTCATACTGTTGCTTTAAAATATTAAGGAAGGCAAATGTCGGAGCGTGA
- a CDS encoding glycosyltransferase family 4 protein produces the protein MSEREKLWHIALVCHSLRCGGAERAMVLLAQGLSDRGHQVSVITIDNDDSDFYTLSPQVKRIVLNVSSYSRDILQAVKSNLYRLLSLRKTIESLQPDIVISFMDITNVLTLLALVNTQSKVIVNEQNNPLALKSKPWQILRRLAYPLAAKLVSVSGGVDAGFEWLPKHKRTVIYNALTPIGDRPTTVELPQGADVEKKWVVAMGRLVKQKNFSMLLSAFHRIAQMHPDWQLLIFGEGELRSQLERQRDELGLQNRVLLPGITANPFGIYQRAQLYAMSSLWEGLPAVLFEALSCGLPIVSTDCPSGPREIIRDGIDGILVPTQDELALSQAMDLLMSDDSKRQALSDRAKEAQDRFSLVTIVAQWEELIQELI, from the coding sequence ATGTCGGAGCGTGAAAAGTTGTGGCACATTGCACTAGTATGTCACTCTTTGAGATGTGGTGGTGCAGAAAGAGCGATGGTATTATTGGCTCAAGGATTGAGCGATCGCGGTCATCAAGTTAGTGTTATTACTATAGATAATGATGATAGCGATTTCTATACTTTGTCGCCTCAAGTTAAACGAATAGTTTTAAATGTTTCTAGTTATTCAAGAGACATTCTACAAGCGGTAAAAAGTAACTTATATCGCTTGTTATCTCTTAGAAAAACGATTGAATCTTTGCAGCCAGATATAGTAATTTCGTTTATGGATATTACCAATGTTCTGACTCTATTAGCATTGGTAAATACTCAGTCGAAGGTAATAGTTAACGAACAAAATAATCCCCTAGCATTAAAGAGTAAACCCTGGCAAATTCTGCGACGTTTAGCATATCCTCTAGCCGCTAAATTAGTAAGCGTTAGCGGTGGGGTAGATGCTGGTTTTGAGTGGTTACCTAAACATAAAAGAACCGTAATTTATAATGCTTTGACACCAATAGGCGATCGCCCAACTACAGTTGAATTACCTCAAGGTGCAGATGTAGAGAAAAAATGGGTAGTAGCAATGGGTAGATTAGTGAAACAGAAAAATTTTTCGATGCTTTTATCGGCTTTTCACAGAATAGCTCAGATGCATCCAGATTGGCAATTACTGATATTTGGAGAGGGAGAACTGCGATCGCAATTAGAACGACAAAGAGACGAACTCGGTTTGCAAAATCGAGTATTGCTACCAGGAATTACAGCTAATCCTTTCGGAATCTATCAGCGCGCCCAATTATATGCGATGTCTTCTCTGTGGGAAGGATTGCCAGCAGTTCTATTTGAAGCTTTATCCTGCGGATTACCAATAGTTTCCACTGATTGTCCTAGTGGTCCGCGAGAGATTATTCGGGACGGGATAGATGGCATTTTAGTGCCAACTCAAGACGAATTAGCCTTATCTCAGGCAATGGATCTATTGATGTCGGACGACTCTAAACGGCAAGCATTGAGCGATCGCGCCAAAGAGGCCCAAGATAGATTCAGTCTGGTAACAATTGTCGCACAGTGGGAAGAATTAATTCAAGAGCTAATTTAA